The Anopheles coluzzii chromosome 2, AcolN3, whole genome shotgun sequence genome window below encodes:
- the LOC125906668 gene encoding uncharacterized protein K02A2.6-like: MEPNKLFGNLPPLSLAGVPLTERRTKWTTWKRGFEIWLRTAKIVDGTEKKNLLLTCGSLELQEIFFSIPDADVEADVDQGVDPYEIAILKLDEYFAPQRHEAHERFLFWSMKPEPEETLEKFVMRAQAHGSKCNFGATAAESAGIAIIDKVLQFVPANLRVKLLQEKNLSLDEVIKQINSYETSRVANEQMSGRSKSFEIDNQHIHHIKTLCRFCGRTHGQQSCPARDKTCAKCGKRGHFAVVCYSNAGQTSNRLHTNQRMQKRPFGGHFNDSELNKKTAKFARKIHAIQDDGNEPLECELVEMVSSANDSDELIWAKVGGILIEMQIDSGVQSNIIDDRTWASMRNNQVKIIGEARSPDRKFKAYAQTDCLEIITMFEAEIAIADGLKELRTISKFYVVKNGPQPLLGKITAKQLGVLYVGLPSQHESINQVETFRVFPSIRGVSIHIPIDKTVTPVAQRLRRLPLPMLDKVDSKLNELVAKDIIEKVSEPSSWVSPMVIVVKDCGSIRLCIDMRQVNKAILRETHPLPTIEDIRWRMNGAKYFSRLDIKDAFHQLLLDEESKTLTTFITHRGLYRYKRMMFGISCAPEKFQKILEQVLADCPNTVNFIDDIIVTGKTETEHDLALEKVMEKIEEYGILLNQSKCVFKLTEIEFVGQRFNQNGMLPALNKIEAIRSFRPPKNCEEVRSFLGLITYVGTFIPNLATVSFPLRELTKNNAEFVWERDQNKAFNELIRLVSNVERLAHFDPHLKTRVVADASPVGLGAVLLQFQNEQPKVIAYASKSLTSTEQRYAQTEKEALALVWAVERFQIYLFGIRFELETDHKPLEAIFSPTSSPCLRIERWVLRLQAFSYDVIYRKGKTNIADPLSRLSSPIEVSEFDPDSTVYIRSVMENAAIDVQEVEIASSNDAEMRALKECLERGAWNYTDELLKPYQAFRLELGTVGDLVVRGSKLVIPKAIRQRMLELAHEGHPGRTKMQQRLRCTCWWPGMDEAIARLVSSCSGCQLVSQPDKPEPMKRRPLPHKPWVDVAIDFLGPLPTGDYLLVIIDYFSRYKEVEIVKKITAIETSERLERIFVRLGYPRTITLDNGRQFVSNYFDNYCKQRGILLNKTTPYWPQENGLVERQNRSLLKRLKISQAQNGDWKKDLGAYLSMYYATPHSTTGKTPSELMFNRNIRTKIPSLGDISTGSALPMSDYRDRDTCMKEKGRVTEDQRRKAKPSDIIVGDRVLLRNTMPGNKLSTPFGPQIAKVIEKQGSRVTVQDEQNGKLYDRNSSHLKEYKDPDDHRDGCERVVDNQEEGVGFNEPTTEEIPRTLSRPKREIKRPARFLS, translated from the coding sequence ATGGAACCAAACAAATTATTTGGGAATTTGCCACCACTGTCGTTAGCAGGCGTTCCCCTAACCGAGCGGCGAACAAAATGGACGACTTGGAAACGGGGGTTCGAAATTTGGTTGCGTACGGCGAAGATAGTGGACGGAACGGAGAAAAAGAATTTACTTTTAACTTGTGGTTCTCTCGAGCTGCAAGAAATATTTTTCAGCATTCCAGATGCAGATGTAGAGGCGGACGTAGACCAGGGCGTAGACCCATACGAGATTGCTATTCTTAAATTGGATGAATATTTCGCTCCACAAAGACACGAAGCACACgagagatttttgttttggtcaATGAAACCGGAGCCGGAAGAAACGCTAGAGAAATTTGTAATGCGTGCCCAAGCTCATGGCTCCAAGTGCAATTTCGGGGCAACTGCGGCAGAGAGTGCAGGGATTGCAATCATTGACAAAGTGCTTCAGTTTGTACCGGCAAATTTGCGAGTCAAACTTCTGCAAGAAAAAAACTTGTCTCTGGACGAAGtcattaaacaaataaattcgtATGAAACATCCCGAGTTGCCAACGAACAAATGAGCGGTAGGAGCAAATCTTTTGAAATAGATAACCAACACATCCATCATATAAAAACATTGTGTCGATTCTGCGGTCGTACCCATGGGCAACAATCTTGCCCGGCACGAGacaaaacgtgcgcaaaaTGTGGCAAGCGAGGTCATTTCGCTGTTGTATGCTACTCAAATGCTGGACAAACTTCAAATAGACTACATACGAATCAAAGAATGCAAAAGAGGCCGTTCGGAGGGCACTTTAATGATTCGGAACTAAATAAGAAAACGGCAAAGTTTGCAAGGAAAATTCACGCAATCCAGGATGACGGAAATGAACCTCTTGAGTGTGAATTAGTGGAGATGGTATCTTCggcaaacgattcagacgaaTTGATCTGGGCGAAAGTAGGCGGTATCCTTATCGAGATGCAAATTGATTCTGGAGTCCAATCGAATATCATAGACGATAGAACGTGGGCGTCAATGAGGAATAACCAAGTCAAGATCATCGGCGAGGCACGGAGTCCGGATCGGAAGTTCAAGGCATACGCTCAGACCGATTGTTTAGAAATAATTACGATGTTTGAGGCGGAGATAGCTATTGCGGACGGGTTGAAAGAACTCCGTACAATTTCCAAATTTTACGTAGTTAAAAATGGTCCACAACCACTTTTGGGAAAAATCACCGCAAAACAGCTTGGAGTATTATATGTTGGATTACCTAGCCAGCATGAATCAATCAACCAGGTTGAAACATTTCGCGTGTTCCCCTCAATTCGTGGAGTCAGCATCCACATTCCAATTGATAAGACGGTGACACCCGTAGCTCAGCGACTCCGACGATTGCCTTTGCCCATGCTAGATAAAGTTGATAGTAAACTAAACGAGTTGGTCGCTAAAGACATAATAGAGAAAGTATCGGAACCGAGCAGCTGGGTTTCACCCATGGTGATAGTTGTAAAAGATTGTGGAAGTATTCGGCTTTGCATAGACATGCGGCAAGTTAATAAAGCAATTTTGCGAGAAACGCATCCACTACCAACCATAGAAGACATACGTTGGAGAATGAATGGTGCTAAATACTTTTCTCGCCTTGACATAAAGGATGCTTTTCATCAACTACTGCTCGATGAAGAAAGTAAAACTCTCACAACTTTTATCACCCACCGTGGACTTTATCGTTATAAACGAATGATGTTTGGGATTTCATGCGCTCCAGAGAAATTCCAAAAAATATTGGAACAAGTTTTGGCCGACTGTCCAAACACAGTCAATTTTATCGACGATATCATAGTTACGGGAAAAACTGAGACCGAACACGATTTAGCACTAGAGAAAGTGATGGAAAAGATTGAGGAATATGGCATTTTACTTAATCAATCTAAGTGCGTTTTCAAACTCACAGAAATCGAATTCGTTGGCCAACGTTTTAACCAGAACGGAATGCTCCCTGCACTaaacaaaattgaagcaaTAAGAAGCTTTCGGCCACCCAAAAATTGTGAAGAGGTTCGGAGTTTTCTGGGATTAATTACTTACGTGGGAACGTTCATTCCAAACTTAGCTACAGTTTCATTCCCACTACGCGAATTAACAAAGAACAACGCCGAATTCGTTTGGGAGCGAGACCAGAACAAAGCATTTAACGAACTGATCCGGTTAGTTTCTAACGTCGAAAGATTAGCCCATTTTGATCCTCATCTAAAAACCCGAGTAGTGGCAGATGCGTCCCCAGTAGGGTTAGGAGCCGTCCTCCTTCAGTTCCAGAACGAGCAGCCTAAAGTAATAGCTTATGCCAGCAAGAGCCTAACGAGTACCGAGCAACGGTATGCACAAACAGAAAAGGAGGCACTAGCGTTAGTATGGGCCGTGGAACGGTTCCAAATCTATCTATTCGGAATACGATTCGAGCTGGAAACGGACCATAAACCTCTAGAGGCTATCTTTAGCCCCACATCTTCTCCTTGTTTGCGGATTGAGCGTTGGGTCTTAAGGCTGCAGGCTTTTAGCTATGATGTAATTTATcggaaaggaaaaacgaaTATAGCTGATCCTCTGTCTCGGTTGTCAAGTCCTATTGAAGTATCAGAATTCGATCCAGATTCTACAGTATATATCCGCAGCGTGATGGAAAATGCTGCAATCGATGTGCAAGAGGTAGAGATTGCTTCTTCGAATGATGCCGAAATGCGGGCTCTTAAGGAGTGTTTGGAAAGAGGTGCGTGGAATTATACAGATGAACTACTGAAACCTTACCAAGCATTTCGATTGGAACTCGGAACAGTTGGAGACCTAGTAGTCCGCGGTAGCAAACTAGTAATACCGAAAGCTATCCGGCAAAGAATGCTAGAACTGGCACACGAAGGGCATCCTGGACGCACTAAAATGCAACAACGGCTGCGATGTACTTGCTGGTGGCCAGGAATGGATGAAGCTATTGCTCGACTGGTTAGCAGCTGCTCAGGCTGCCAATTGGTCAGCCAACCAGATAAACCGGAGCCCATGAAGCGAAGGCCACTACCACATAAGCCTTGGGTAGATGTAGCAATCGATTTTTTGGGCCCACTACCAACTGGTGATTATCTACTAGTAATCATTGATTACTTCAGTCGGTACAAAGAGGTCGAAATTGTTAAGAAAATTACAGCGATTGAAACATCTGAACGACTTGAACGAATATTTGTGCGTCTTGGCTATCCGAGAACCATAACACTCGACAATGGAAGGCAATTTGTGAGCAATTATTTTGACAACTATTGCAAACAGCGAGGAATATTGCTTAACAAGACAACCCCATATTGGCCGCAAGAAAATGGTCTGGTTGAACGCCAGAACAGGTCTTTGCTAAAAAGGCTGAAGATAAGCCAGGCTCAGAACGGGGATTGGAAAAAAGATTTGGGGGCGTATCTCTCCATGTACTACGCCACTCCACACAGCACCACAGGGAAAACACCGAGTGAGTTGATGTTCAACCGAAATATCCGGACAAAAATACCATCATTGGGAGACATCAGTACCGGATCTGCATTACCAATGTCTGATTACAGGGATAGAGACACATGTATgaaggaaaagggaagagTGACAGAAGATCAACGACGCAAAGCAAAACCGTCTGATATAATAGTAGGAGATAGAGTCCTATTGAGGAATACAATGCCAGGCAACAAACTGAGTACACCCTTTGGACCACAGATTGCAAAAGTAATTGAGAAGCAAGGTTCTCGCGTAACAGTACAGGATGAGCAAAACGGGAAATTATATGACAGGAATTCGAGCCACCTAAAAGAGTACAAGGACCCAGACGATCATAGGGATGGTTGTGAGAGGGTGGTGGATAACCAGGAGGAAGGAGTAGGTTTTAATGAACCAACGACCGAAGAGATACCGAGAACACTCTCCCGTCCGAAACGAGAAATTAAACGTCCCGCTAGGTTCCTATCATAG
- the LOC120952549 gene encoding uncharacterized protein LOC120952549, with protein sequence MTKSNAFFSICSDVQPTVNEFSLNFFIDGLPLHKSTRKQFWPILMSIHEMPEVPVLMVGNFYGQSKPKSLDEYLRPLVEELNELIDNGIKIAKKTIKIIIRAFIADAPARAFIKGVAYFNHKLGCQRCTVEGQFNKKARVMYFSKIDAPRRTDEEFRGEKYGDHHRERTPLLHLKTIDIIRNIIIADVLHLIDFGISRTLIVGWKSGKLIGRSWSSETLNYINSLLQKVEIPPEYHRKFRRIEDTGLWKAIEYHMFLHYASFIVLKNVLTEMEYKHYMLYFCAIRAFSSEIYKHFWPEADRLLKQFVVEYGVIYGEHRLTSNVHSLVHVFEDVDKFGVLKNMSSYRFEGTLFHVKNSLRNGHQVLVQAANRISEQSSKSRTARNNSYPYLEHVKKGVVLHVNYNTTFYPTSQANWFLTKDNYIVQYCRATKVGSVINIYGKAFDKIISPDKYCSSPLMEDIYEAEVNDLSTQEMVFLIEDIKCKLVAIKTDDSNYVFVPLIDTLMK encoded by the coding sequence atgacaaaatctaatgcttttttttctatttgcagTGATGTACAACCAACAGTAAATGagttttctttaaatttcTTTATTGATGGACTACCGTTGCACAAGAGCACCCGAAAACAGTTTTGGCCAATACTGATGAGCATTCACGAAATGCCAGAAGTTCCTGTGTTGATGGTTGGCAATTTTTATGGGCAATCTAAACCGAAGAGTTTAGATGAATACCTTCGTCCACTCGTGGAGGAGCTCAATGAGTTGATAGATAATGGTATAAAAATAGCCAAAAAGACcatcaaaataattattagAGCATTTATCGCAGACGCACCTGCACGAGCGTTCATAAAAGGTGTTGCCTATTTCAATCATAAACTGGGATGTCAGAGATGTACAGTCGAaggacaatttaataaaaaagctCGAGTGATGTATTTTTCGAAGATAGACGCACCAAGAAGAACGGATGAAGAGTTTCGTGGCGAAAAGTATGGTGACCACCACCGAGAAAGAACACCTCTACTGCATCTAAAGACAATCGACATCATTCGAAATATTATTATCGCGGATGTATTGCATTTGATAGACTTTGGAATATCACGAACATTAATCGTCGGATGGAAATCAGGAAAGCTAATAGGGCGCAGTTGGTCATCGGAAACGCTGAATTACATAAATTCGCTACTTCAAAAGGTGGAAATTCCGCCTGAATATCATCGCAAATTCCGTCGAATTGAAGACACTGGTTTATGGAAAGCCATTGAATATCACATGTTTTTACATTACGCCAGTTTTATAGTgttgaaaaatgtattaacTGAAATGGAATACAAACATTATATGTTGTATTTTTGTGCAATAAGAGCATTTTCTTCGGaaatttacaaacatttttggCCAGAAGCGGACCGGCTTCTCAAACAGTTTGTTGTAGAGTATGGTGTCATTTACGGTGAACACCGTTTGACTAGCAATGTACATAGTTTGGTACATGTTTTCGAAGATGTGGACAAATTTGGAGTTCTTAAAAATATGTCATCTTATCGTTTTGAAGGTACATTATTTCATGTTAAAAATTCACTTCGAAACGGTCATCAGGTTTTGGTTCAGGCTGCAAATAGAATATCGGAACAATCTTCGAAATCTCGAACGGCAAGAAATAACTCATACCCTTATTTGGAACACGTAAAAAAAGGAGTAGTACTGCATGTAAATTATAATACCACATTTTATCCAACTTCTCAGGCAAATTGGTTTCTAACAAAAGATAATTACATTGTTCAATATTGTAGGGCAACAAAAGTAGGATCTGTTATTAACATTTACGGGAAGGCATTTGATAAAATAATTAGTCCAGATAAATACTGTTCTTCGCCATTGATGGAAGACATTTATGAAGCTGAAGTGAACGATCTTTCTACACAAGAGATGGTATTTTTGATAGAAGATATAAAGTGTAAATTAGTTGCAATTAAAACTGATGATAGTAATTATGTATTTGTACCTCTTATAGACACATTAATgaagtga